In the Candidatus Neomarinimicrobiota bacterium genome, one interval contains:
- a CDS encoding glycosyltransferase, whose translation MNIILVGPAHPYRGGISHYNTRLHRAMVKRGHNVSIVNFKRMYPDIFFPGKTQFDESDSAFNVPSERLIDTVNPFSWIKAAKYIKSQNPDAVIFHWWQPFFGICFGAIMRMLSNISAKKMFICHNVLPHESSFIDNLLSKTAFSKVDRFIVHSEEDRINLLDIYPDAVAVKNFHPIIDLFENGDISTVNANSNLNKSHQILFFGYVRKYKGLEYLLKAMPKMLKELDITLTVAGEFYDEKKFYLDLIEELGISKYVKVIDEYIPNEKVGDYFANTDLVVIPYITATQSGIVQIAYNFNLPVVVTRVGGLPEVVKDGETGYIVEPGSASAVADAVLDYFNNARGDSFRSNVIEHKKLFSWENLVKSIESLIQ comes from the coding sequence ATGAATATTATACTCGTCGGTCCGGCACACCCTTACAGGGGTGGAATATCTCATTATAACACACGCCTACACAGGGCTATGGTCAAAAGGGGGCATAATGTTTCAATCGTTAATTTTAAGCGGATGTATCCTGATATATTTTTCCCCGGTAAGACTCAATTCGACGAATCAGATAGCGCTTTTAATGTTCCATCAGAAAGATTGATTGACACGGTTAATCCGTTTTCATGGATTAAGGCGGCAAAGTATATAAAATCTCAAAATCCTGATGCTGTGATATTTCATTGGTGGCAACCTTTTTTCGGTATATGTTTCGGCGCAATAATGCGTATGTTGAGCAATATTTCAGCTAAGAAAATGTTTATCTGTCATAATGTTCTGCCACACGAAAGCTCTTTCATTGATAATTTATTGAGTAAAACGGCATTCTCCAAAGTAGATAGGTTTATCGTGCATTCAGAGGAAGATAGAATAAATCTTCTGGATATATACCCCGATGCCGTAGCAGTGAAAAATTTTCATCCTATAATTGATTTATTTGAAAATGGCGATATTTCGACGGTAAATGCGAATAGTAATCTAAATAAATCCCACCAAATATTGTTTTTCGGGTATGTCAGAAAATATAAGGGTTTAGAATATCTGCTTAAAGCTATGCCGAAAATGTTAAAAGAATTAGATATAACGCTGACCGTTGCAGGGGAATTTTACGATGAAAAGAAATTCTATCTGGATTTAATAGAAGAATTGGGAATATCTAAATACGTGAAAGTTATTGACGAATACATTCCCAATGAAAAAGTAGGAGATTATTTTGCGAATACCGACCTTGTAGTCATACCTTACATTACGGCGACTCAAAGCGGTATTGTACAGATCGCATATAATTTTAATCTGCCTGTAGTTGTAACGAGAGTTGGAGGTTTACCGGAAGTAGTGAAAGATGGAGAGACAGGATACATCGTGGAACCGGGCTCGGCGTCCGCGGTGGCAGACGCGGTGTTGGATTATTTCAATAATGCGCGCGGTGATTCTTTCAGGAGTAACGTTATAGAACACAAAAAACTTTTTTCGTGGGAAAATTTGGTTAAATCCATAGAGAGCTTGATACAATGA
- a CDS encoding sigma-70 family RNA polymerase sigma factor, with protein sequence MSEGKKYTDEDLIARFQNGDEYAFDEIVNRYKDRLLNFVFRFIGQIDESEDIVQDTFLKVYKNKNSYENIARFSTWIYTIAGNLAKTELRKRKRRRIFSISKMGIDDKEFELPSTARTPEENTESTFNEKLIQNAIQKLPDKFRTVIILRDIQELSYDEISKIIGVPLGTIKSRVNRARLKLRGLLKDFKD encoded by the coding sequence TTGTCTGAAGGGAAAAAATATACAGATGAAGACCTGATAGCGAGGTTTCAGAATGGGGATGAATACGCCTTTGACGAGATAGTCAACAGATATAAAGACCGATTATTAAACTTTGTATTCAGATTTATCGGACAAATAGACGAGTCGGAAGATATTGTGCAGGATACTTTTTTAAAAGTGTATAAGAATAAGAATTCTTATGAGAATATAGCCCGATTTTCCACATGGATATATACGATAGCGGGCAATCTTGCAAAGACAGAACTTCGGAAAAGGAAGAGACGGCGGATTTTTTCTATCTCGAAAATGGGCATTGACGACAAGGAATTTGAACTTCCGTCAACGGCCAGAACTCCTGAAGAAAATACTGAAAGTACATTTAACGAAAAATTAATTCAAAATGCAATTCAGAAACTGCCGGATAAATTTCGAACCGTGATAATTCTTCGAGATATTCAGGAACTTTCTTACGATGAGATTAGTAAGATAATAGGAGTACCGCTCGGAACAATAAAGTCCCGTGTGAACAGAGCCAGATTGAAACTCAGGGGACTCCTGAAAGATTTTAAGGATTAA
- the holA gene encoding DNA polymerase III subunit delta, with amino-acid sequence MTAAQNKSKDSIMPYNAAEKSLGVGNIKPLYLLAGRKLWVDAYLRDKFIKKVREVFLGDDSGVQSLEIFHVGADKPEVIINALATSSLFSEKKLILIHDIQRLSDEGIKKIGQYAASPIPENCLILISMNFDARRKWYNSLKSKVFAVKIETPFDNQIPSWISSFARQRGKNISADASRLFGEYTGSSLMLLDMEMEKLSLFIGDKKDIDEDDVKDVIGFSKQLSPFDLEKYLSKKDLHWSLKALNDMLDRGENAPSISIQIFNFLMTVLIAKDDGAEPSARWSPREELKKEAVRNWSREELLKGIELVKEADFKTKQTNFSNGVIFSELAVRLLSGEGVSVV; translated from the coding sequence ATGACAGCAGCGCAAAATAAATCAAAAGATTCTATTATGCCTTATAATGCCGCTGAAAAATCACTTGGCGTCGGCAATATAAAGCCATTATATCTTTTAGCGGGGAGAAAGCTCTGGGTAGATGCGTACCTTCGTGATAAATTTATCAAAAAAGTAAGAGAAGTGTTCCTTGGAGATGATTCAGGGGTACAATCTCTTGAAATATTTCATGTAGGAGCGGATAAACCGGAAGTAATAATAAATGCTTTGGCGACATCGAGTTTATTCTCTGAAAAAAAACTGATTTTGATTCATGACATTCAGCGGTTGAGCGATGAAGGGATAAAGAAAATAGGCCAATATGCCGCATCGCCAATTCCCGAGAACTGCTTAATATTGATTTCTATGAATTTTGACGCTCGCAGGAAATGGTATAATTCACTTAAGAGTAAGGTGTTTGCCGTAAAGATCGAGACTCCTTTCGATAATCAAATACCTTCATGGATTTCTTCATTTGCCCGTCAAAGAGGGAAAAATATTTCAGCGGACGCATCCCGACTTTTTGGGGAATATACAGGAAGCAGTTTAATGCTGCTTGATATGGAGATGGAGAAACTCTCGCTATTTATCGGTGATAAAAAAGATATTGATGAAGATGATGTGAAGGACGTCATCGGGTTTTCAAAACAATTATCTCCATTCGACCTTGAAAAGTATCTTTCTAAAAAAGATTTGCACTGGTCTCTAAAGGCATTAAACGATATGCTCGACAGAGGAGAAAACGCTCCGTCTATTTCGATTCAGATATTTAATTTTCTGATGACCGTGCTGATTGCGAAAGATGATGGAGCAGAACCATCTGCAAGATGGTCGCCACGAGAAGAACTAAAGAAAGAAGCGGTTCGCAATTGGTCAAGAGAAGAACTTCTTAAGGGCATTGAATTGGTCAAGGAAGCCGATTTCAAAACCAAACAAACCAATTTTTCAAATGGTGTGATTTTTTCTGAACTGGCAGTTCGATTATTAAGCGGAGAAGGTGTCTCAGTTGTCTGA
- a CDS encoding diguanylate cyclase, with translation MDLSSVPIYAAEKEYKNYIETFLGAVGDTFVARAAAFYMGGSRIKLQSAVPADEAQEFYNELSMGDGIVSKVLQSEKTILVKSFNDIEENVDYLKDPLSVKSFLGTPVFYNEKSMGVLFVDSRAEDSFGESDKRLIESFAVIIEKTVIQLDSIFNLQNRLTLISELYRFFLSIQRAQRFDQVYKNVAHTCKSLIKYDALTISLLDEDSSDKLIIKFRSGAEDKYAEDFEYSINEGMNGLVFKKNSPIIVPETEEGGYFKPRFENDEESTGNFHSYIGTPIYSGKNVLGVIGLDSKSPANYSNTDKAILTSLGAVMGLALSRLTLLKEKSSNTLTDELTGLQNIKFFRMFIENVILRAERYDETFTVLIIDVHKFGKINKRYGDKAGDILLKEIGEKLGQEIRSSDIVSRYGGDEFGIVLLDYKQKAVDAFTNRIQELIRTMVFEYNNESITLKIDLGSASYPKNGETADELISIADKDMIKNKSL, from the coding sequence GTGGACTTATCATCGGTTCCCATTTATGCAGCAGAAAAGGAATATAAAAATTATATAGAAACTTTTTTAGGAGCTGTGGGTGATACATTTGTTGCAAGAGCGGCAGCTTTTTATATGGGAGGTTCAAGGATAAAGCTTCAGTCAGCTGTTCCTGCCGACGAAGCGCAGGAATTTTATAACGAGCTTTCAATGGGTGATGGAATAGTCAGTAAAGTTTTGCAATCCGAAAAAACTATCCTTGTCAAAAGTTTTAATGATATTGAAGAAAATGTCGATTATCTGAAAGATCCGCTCTCTGTGAAATCTTTTCTCGGTACGCCTGTGTTTTATAACGAAAAGTCTATGGGTGTCTTATTTGTGGACAGTAGAGCAGAAGATTCATTTGGAGAATCGGATAAGAGACTTATAGAAAGTTTTGCCGTCATCATAGAAAAGACGGTGATACAACTTGATTCTATCTTCAATCTTCAAAACAGACTAACGCTCATTTCAGAACTCTATCGTTTCTTTCTTTCGATTCAGCGCGCTCAAAGATTCGACCAAGTTTATAAGAATGTCGCGCATACATGTAAAAGTCTAATAAAGTATGATGCATTGACCATATCATTATTGGATGAAGACAGTTCTGATAAACTAATAATTAAATTCAGAAGCGGAGCGGAAGACAAGTATGCTGAAGACTTTGAATATTCGATTAACGAGGGTATGAATGGACTGGTATTCAAAAAGAACTCGCCGATAATTGTACCCGAAACAGAAGAAGGCGGATACTTTAAGCCGCGGTTCGAGAATGATGAAGAATCCACCGGTAATTTTCACTCTTATATTGGAACTCCCATCTACTCAGGGAAAAATGTATTGGGAGTCATTGGGCTAGATAGCAAAAGCCCGGCAAATTATTCGAATACAGATAAAGCGATACTGACAAGTTTGGGTGCGGTAATGGGTTTAGCGCTTTCGCGGCTGACGCTCCTTAAGGAAAAGAGTTCCAATACTTTGACAGATGAGCTGACAGGATTGCAAAATATTAAGTTTTTCAGGATGTTTATCGAAAATGTGATATTGAGAGCTGAAAGATATGATGAAACGTTCACAGTATTAATAATTGATGTCCACAAATTTGGTAAGATAAATAAGAGGTATGGTGATAAAGCAGGTGATATTCTGCTTAAAGAAATCGGGGAAAAGCTCGGTCAGGAAATTAGAAGTTCTGATATAGTTAGCCGATATGGCGGAGATGAATTCGGCATTGTCCTTTTGGATTACAAGCAAAAAGCAGTAGATGCTTTTACGAATCGGATTCAGGAATTAATTAGAACAATGGTATTTGAATATAATAATGAATCTATTACATTAAAGATTGATTTAGGGAGTGCGAGTTATCCCAAAAACGGGGAAACAGCAGATGAGTTAATATCAATTGCTGATAAAGATATGATTAAAAATAAAAGTTTATAA
- a CDS encoding zf-HC2 domain-containing protein, with amino-acid sequence MHCNDYRNNLTSYLENELSTEEKKATLAHEKDCVECSSFKKEYQEVISSLSKLAKVKTSPNFEKILYQKLEDLSQESLISKIGEMIIPSSIGIRTVAVGFAAVLLVLSGSYLFYNSSFSGGGDGMPVLSSPGFIEKKVVESSTETKDEDKDVKSVESEKTDEEEEMNSTETESIQK; translated from the coding sequence ATGCATTGTAACGATTACCGCAATAATTTAACAAGCTACTTAGAAAACGAATTATCCACTGAAGAAAAAAAAGCAACTCTTGCTCATGAAAAAGATTGCGTGGAATGTTCAAGTTTCAAAAAGGAATACCAGGAAGTAATCAGCAGTCTCAGCAAACTCGCTAAAGTCAAAACCTCTCCCAACTTTGAGAAGATTCTCTATCAGAAGTTGGAAGACCTGTCGCAAGAATCACTCATCAGTAAGATTGGTGAAATGATTATTCCTTCCTCAATAGGGATCAGGACAGTTGCAGTCGGCTTTGCTGCGGTACTATTGGTGCTTTCAGGTTCATATCTTTTCTATAATAGCTCTTTCAGCGGCGGTGGAGACGGGATGCCCGTTCTTTCAAGCCCCGGCTTTATCGAGAAGAAAGTGGTAGAATCATCTACGGAAACTAAAGATGAAGACAAAGATGTGAAGTCTGTTGAGAGTGAAAAGACAGATGAAGAAGAGGAAATGAACTCTACTGAGACGGAGTCTATTCAGAAGTAG
- a CDS encoding tetratricopeptide repeat protein — MRKNNTLLLLILVFIGVYGTQCSKATKKTPENRTSVVEKEKEYNPMAIDHFMEGSILDLQDKYEAAIKEYELALKYDSTSATIYLALSEDYTRISNYQKAIKASKKAIELEPENTEAIGIIARIYFVTEKYSLAAGWYEKLVEIKSDDIQSWYQLAESLERAGKRADAAKAYEKLYSKNSSEGEALLRAGDLYEKLGNESKSIDLYIKYYNSFPNNQALRRKLSEYYINKGNFEQAKKLYEDRLLENKNDLPARISIGDLYWQEGKLEEAKTLFQSLLPEHENEWRIYFYLGNIYAEEENYEISETYLKKLIETAPQMSVGYSNLGRVYLIQNKNHEAVRVLAEGEKKAPKSWTNLYLLGSAYTQVEDYKRAETALEGAIRFRPDDTATQTLLASVYDNLKKYDKSDDLHLRILSLDPQNTTILNNYAYSLSVRGIKLKKALKMALVAVEKTPRNPAYLDTLGWIYFKIGNLDKALEYVNKSVEKDSTNSEVLEHLGDIYKDIGEDDKAKYYYQKAMDTEEFESTTIEKDIAE; from the coding sequence ATGAGAAAAAATAATACATTATTATTGCTGATATTGGTTTTCATAGGGGTTTATGGAACCCAATGCTCGAAAGCAACGAAGAAAACACCTGAAAATCGTACCTCTGTCGTTGAAAAAGAAAAAGAATATAATCCAATGGCGATAGATCACTTTATGGAGGGATCTATTCTTGATTTACAGGATAAATACGAAGCCGCTATAAAGGAATATGAATTAGCATTAAAATATGATTCCACTTCCGCGACAATATACCTGGCTCTGTCTGAAGATTACACAAGAATTTCTAATTACCAAAAGGCGATAAAAGCTTCAAAAAAAGCTATCGAGTTAGAGCCGGAAAACACTGAAGCTATTGGCATAATTGCCAGGATATATTTCGTGACGGAAAAATACTCTCTTGCCGCAGGTTGGTATGAGAAGCTGGTGGAGATAAAGAGCGATGATATTCAATCATGGTATCAGCTCGCCGAATCACTGGAAAGAGCAGGAAAAAGGGCCGATGCCGCCAAAGCGTATGAAAAACTTTATTCGAAAAATTCTTCAGAAGGTGAAGCGCTGCTACGGGCGGGGGATCTTTATGAAAAACTTGGAAATGAATCAAAGTCCATTGATCTTTACATAAAATATTACAATTCATTTCCTAATAATCAGGCACTCCGGAGAAAATTGTCGGAGTATTATATTAATAAAGGGAATTTCGAACAAGCGAAGAAACTTTATGAAGACCGCCTGTTGGAAAACAAAAATGATCTTCCCGCAAGGATTTCAATTGGCGATTTATACTGGCAGGAAGGGAAGTTAGAAGAGGCTAAAACACTTTTTCAGAGCCTTTTACCTGAACACGAAAATGAGTGGAGAATTTATTTTTACCTCGGAAACATTTACGCTGAGGAAGAAAATTATGAAATATCAGAAACTTATTTGAAAAAATTAATCGAAACTGCTCCTCAAATGTCTGTAGGATATTCCAATCTTGGGAGAGTGTATCTCATTCAAAATAAAAATCATGAGGCTGTTAGAGTTTTAGCTGAAGGAGAAAAAAAAGCTCCTAAAAGCTGGACGAATTTATATTTGTTAGGCTCCGCCTATACTCAAGTAGAAGACTATAAAAGAGCTGAGACGGCTCTTGAAGGAGCTATACGATTTCGCCCTGATGATACAGCAACTCAAACTCTTCTTGCTTCAGTCTATGATAATCTTAAAAAATATGACAAATCCGACGACTTGCATTTGCGAATACTCAGCTTAGACCCGCAGAACACGACAATATTAAACAATTACGCGTATAGCCTGTCGGTGAGGGGAATCAAACTTAAAAAAGCGTTGAAAATGGCGTTAGTTGCGGTAGAAAAAACTCCCCGTAATCCCGCTTATCTTGATACGCTCGGTTGGATTTATTTTAAAATCGGAAACTTGGATAAAGCATTGGAGTACGTAAATAAATCAGTTGAAAAAGATTCTACAAACTCCGAGGTATTAGAACATCTGGGAGATATTTACAAGGATATAGGTGAGGACGATAAAGCAAAATATTACTATCAAAAGGCAATGGACACGGAGGAATTTGAATCTACTACAATAGAAAAAGATATTGCCGAGTAA
- a CDS encoding alkaline phosphatase family protein, translating to MSDKKKVILIGLDGGTFDIMMPYIQDGSMPTLKSLIDEGVHGILKSTFPPLTCPAWFSFSTGKNPGKLGMFNFYRLEKSSYDIRRFDNRDVENENELWDILNSYGYTTGIFNNPVAFPPKSVDGFMVSGFLAPSTHSNFTHPKNLKDDLDRVTGGYEIDADQGDRYRVEDVVENCHRLLYKRTKAIKYLLDEKMQDFMMFVYTGSDRMSHQLINKMYSDDENESRWAKEELKKYFSALDGEIGEVLDSVKNEDYTLYLMSDHGFHRRDKGFYLNQWLINEGYLVLKNPNSILGKIGITQKGIASVLDKFGMKNFVRGIVPKFLEKRVPVGVIEGSGKAIMDLIQTGGIHWQKTKAIAIPGGIYINTVDRPEGIVSPEDYDALRKEIADKLRNISDPRDGSALEVEILLREDIYSGEYVSNAPDIQFILGNYEWGEIRNIPPDGRLFDPLETAHHDDKGIFIAHGNGIRKGIKIDNANITDLAPTILSSFGIKAPDDMDGKILQDIFETPPVFSNDERNVSAQDLRKESKGYTPEEEKAIEERLRGLGYVD from the coding sequence ATGTCTGATAAGAAGAAAGTAATTCTCATTGGTCTTGATGGAGGTACTTTCGATATAATGATGCCGTATATACAGGATGGCAGCATGCCGACACTGAAATCCTTGATTGACGAGGGTGTCCATGGAATCCTTAAGAGCACTTTTCCTCCACTTACTTGTCCGGCATGGTTTAGTTTCTCCACAGGCAAGAATCCGGGCAAACTCGGAATGTTTAATTTCTACAGATTGGAGAAAAGCAGCTACGATATTAGGCGATTCGACAATCGAGATGTTGAGAACGAAAACGAATTATGGGACATACTGAACTCTTACGGATACACTACCGGCATATTCAATAATCCTGTGGCGTTTCCGCCGAAATCGGTTGACGGCTTTATGGTATCGGGATTTCTTGCTCCATCCACACATTCAAATTTTACTCATCCGAAAAATCTTAAAGATGACTTGGACAGGGTAACGGGTGGTTATGAAATTGACGCAGACCAGGGAGACAGGTATCGCGTGGAGGACGTCGTCGAAAATTGTCATCGCCTGCTGTATAAACGTACCAAAGCGATAAAATATTTGCTCGATGAAAAGATGCAGGACTTTATGATGTTTGTTTATACAGGGTCAGACAGGATGTCTCACCAATTAATAAATAAGATGTATTCGGACGATGAAAATGAGTCCCGATGGGCAAAAGAAGAGCTGAAAAAGTATTTTTCAGCTCTTGATGGGGAAATAGGCGAAGTTTTAGATTCCGTAAAGAATGAGGATTACACGCTTTATCTGATGTCAGATCATGGATTTCATCGTCGGGATAAAGGATTCTACCTGAATCAGTGGCTGATTAATGAGGGGTATCTGGTTTTAAAGAATCCGAACTCGATTCTCGGGAAAATCGGTATCACTCAAAAGGGTATTGCCTCCGTCCTTGATAAATTCGGTATGAAGAATTTTGTGAGGGGTATAGTGCCGAAATTTCTCGAAAAACGGGTACCTGTCGGAGTCATAGAAGGTAGTGGTAAAGCGATAATGGACCTTATTCAAACAGGAGGTATCCACTGGCAAAAGACGAAGGCGATTGCTATTCCGGGCGGTATTTACATTAACACCGTTGACAGACCGGAAGGGATTGTCTCACCGGAAGATTATGATGCTTTAAGGAAAGAAATAGCGGATAAGCTACGGAATATTTCTGATCCGCGTGACGGCTCCGCTCTTGAAGTGGAAATTCTCTTACGTGAAGATATTTATTCCGGCGAATATGTGTCAAACGCTCCTGACATCCAATTTATCTTAGGAAACTACGAATGGGGCGAAATACGTAATATCCCCCCTGATGGAAGACTTTTCGATCCTCTTGAAACCGCCCACCATGACGATAAGGGTATCTTTATCGCTCATGGGAACGGGATTCGCAAAGGAATTAAAATTGATAATGCAAATATAACTGATTTAGCTCCAACAATATTGTCATCGTTCGGAATCAAAGCGCCTGATGATATGGATGGAAAAATTTTGCAGGATATTTTTGAAACGCCTCCTGTTTTCTCCAACGATGAGCGAAATGTGTCAGCGCAAGATCTTCGAAAGGAATCGAAAGGATATACTCCTGAGGAAGAAAAAGCGATTGAAGAGAGGTTGAGAGGTTTAGGCTATGTCGATTAA
- a CDS encoding DUF4292 domain-containing protein, with amino-acid sequence MSTTKTLPESNLAVEDLILALNENKEKLKSMEAEARIAIDIRDMAQVGKNYIKIKMPSYIEMSIRGPLGIPISEMKIDSSYYILKNYLRNETFEGNPQSFSFSGISFREGINEFIEVVTGLVTISELEAKNIKNFKIDGKSYYFETSINGVTKFNWIDKEKLILTKQIVTYSEENYKIEKRFEEFQIINGITLPRIIHFISDEIGGAISMEYIDTRINIIEEMIP; translated from the coding sequence TTGTCAACAACGAAGACATTGCCCGAATCAAATTTGGCGGTAGAGGACCTGATACTCGCGTTAAATGAAAATAAAGAAAAATTAAAATCGATGGAAGCGGAGGCGAGAATAGCGATTGATATAAGAGATATGGCGCAAGTAGGGAAGAACTATATAAAGATAAAAATGCCGTCATACATAGAAATGAGCATCAGGGGACCGTTGGGAATTCCGATTTCGGAAATGAAAATTGACAGCAGCTATTATATTCTAAAAAACTATCTGCGAAATGAAACATTCGAAGGGAATCCTCAAAGTTTTTCTTTTTCAGGAATATCTTTCAGGGAAGGAATAAATGAATTTATTGAGGTTGTGACCGGATTAGTGACGATTTCCGAATTGGAAGCAAAAAATATAAAAAACTTCAAAATTGACGGAAAATCTTATTATTTTGAAACTTCGATTAACGGCGTTACTAAATTTAATTGGATAGATAAAGAGAAGCTGATTCTTACGAAACAAATAGTTACGTATTCGGAAGAGAATTATAAAATAGAGAAGCGATTCGAAGAATTTCAAATTATCAACGGAATAACCCTCCCAAGAATAATACATTTTATCAGCGATGAGATAGGAGGTGCGATATCTATGGAGTATATTGACACCAGAATCAACATTATCGAAGAGATGATACCTTGA
- a CDS encoding glycosyltransferase family 2 protein, whose translation MNEYLSRPLVQIIILNWNGKDDTIECLRSLSKINYRNKIITVVDNASTDGSFEAIKGEFPTLNFIQNDGNLRYAGGNNAAIKNELKGEASLFLIMNNDTIVKDNFLDFLVKTAESDQHIGIVVPKIYYYDDMGKIWYAGGFVNFFTGNIYHRGLRKTDTVGFDEGGEVDYATGCCMLVKRAVFEEIGLFDEAYLYTEDVDFCFRARKAGYKVVFEPQSFIWHKITSAYSISFKIYSRIKSNFRFFRFYAKWYHWLTIPVMVFLRAIQFVIGRLIMFSVRRIKAI comes from the coding sequence ATGAACGAATATTTGAGTCGGCCTCTTGTTCAGATTATAATTCTCAATTGGAATGGCAAAGATGACACTATAGAATGTCTCCGCAGTTTATCTAAAATCAACTACAGGAATAAAATAATAACCGTAGTTGATAATGCCTCTACCGACGGTTCTTTCGAGGCTATAAAAGGAGAATTTCCAACTCTGAATTTTATTCAAAATGACGGTAACCTTAGGTATGCGGGCGGAAATAATGCAGCAATAAAGAATGAATTAAAAGGTGAAGCTTCTCTATTTCTTATTATGAATAACGATACTATAGTTAAAGATAATTTTTTGGATTTTCTCGTTAAAACTGCCGAATCGGATCAGCATATTGGAATCGTAGTCCCTAAGATTTATTATTATGATGATATGGGTAAGATCTGGTATGCGGGAGGATTTGTAAATTTCTTTACCGGAAATATATATCACCGCGGCCTGAGGAAAACTGACACCGTGGGTTTTGACGAGGGCGGAGAAGTAGATTATGCCACAGGATGTTGTATGCTGGTTAAAAGGGCCGTATTTGAGGAGATTGGTTTGTTTGACGAAGCGTATCTTTATACGGAAGATGTGGATTTTTGTTTTAGGGCACGAAAGGCAGGTTACAAAGTGGTGTTTGAACCTCAGTCCTTTATCTGGCACAAGATTACGTCCGCATACAGCATTTCGTTTAAAATCTATAGTAGAATAAAAAGTAATTTCCGTTTTTTCAGGTTCTACGCTAAATGGTATCACTGGTTAACGATACCGGTAATGGTATTTCTACGGGCAATTCAGTTCGTTATCGGTAGATTGATAATGTTCAGCGTCAGGAGAATCAAGGCAATTTGA
- a CDS encoding MetS family NSS transporter small subunit, which produces METLIMMVLFLGFVWGGFIFCISLAIKKNKAKRGMLEE; this is translated from the coding sequence ATGGAAACGCTTATAATGATGGTATTATTTCTTGGATTCGTTTGGGGTGGATTCATATTCTGTATTAGCCTTGCTATCAAGAAAAATAAAGCGAAAAGAGGTATGTTAGAGGAATAA
- a CDS encoding glycosyltransferase family 2 protein, producing the protein MKLSVVVPLYNEEESIPQLASEIRDAVEKLSLEYELIFIDDGSRDGSFKQITTLASSDSRIKCLRFRRNYGKAAALSEGFRVANGQMVVTMDSDLQDDPSEIGALMNKINEGFDVVSGWKKSRKDPWTKKVPSKLFNLVTRIMSGVRIHDFNCGLKIYKADVIKTINIYGEMHRYIPVLAKMAGFSVTEIVVNHRARLYGNTKFGAGRFLKGFLDLVTVIFLGKYNRNPLHFFGKIGAILFTGGLIINSYLTIQWLGGIWIGNRPILFLGVLLMIVGIQFISLGLLAEMITSRGNESNYSISERIGFDDEN; encoded by the coding sequence ATCAAATTATCCGTAGTTGTTCCCCTGTATAATGAAGAAGAATCTATTCCCCAGCTCGCTTCAGAGATTCGTGATGCCGTAGAAAAACTTTCGCTTGAGTACGAGCTGATTTTCATTGATGACGGCAGCAGGGACGGCTCTTTCAAACAGATAACGACGCTCGCTTCTTCTGATTCTCGAATAAAGTGTTTACGATTCAGGCGAAATTACGGAAAGGCGGCAGCCCTCTCGGAGGGCTTCAGAGTGGCCAACGGGCAAATGGTTGTCACTATGGACTCTGATCTTCAGGATGATCCCTCTGAAATAGGCGCCCTTATGAATAAGATTAATGAGGGATTTGATGTTGTCTCCGGTTGGAAAAAAAGCAGGAAAGACCCGTGGACTAAAAAAGTGCCGAGTAAACTTTTCAATCTTGTGACAAGGATAATGTCAGGAGTTCGGATTCATGATTTTAATTGCGGATTGAAAATCTATAAGGCGGACGTAATAAAGACAATAAACATATATGGCGAAATGCACAGATATATTCCCGTACTTGCAAAAATGGCGGGATTTAGTGTGACTGAAATTGTTGTAAATCATAGAGCTCGATTATACGGGAATACAAAATTCGGAGCAGGTCGCTTCCTAAAAGGCTTCCTTGATCTTGTTACAGTAATATTCCTCGGCAAATACAATAGAAATCCGCTTCATTTTTTCGGAAAAATCGGCGCTATTCTTTTCACCGGAGGATTGATTATCAATTCATACTTGACAATTCAATGGCTTGGGGGAATTTGGATTGGAAACAGGCCGATCTTATTTCTCGGTGTTCTTCTGATGATAGTTGGAATCCAATTTATCTCCTTAGGCCTCTTGGCGGAGATGATCACTTCAAGGGGAAATGAGTCAAATTATTCTATATCGGAAAGAATCGGATTCGACGATGAAAATTGA